In Anopheles arabiensis isolate DONGOLA chromosome 2, AaraD3, whole genome shotgun sequence, the genomic window AGAGGGGATGACGCGAAAACCGGAAACCGTGATCCGGTTTCGAGGGGCGCTCTGAACTACCGATCACCACCCGCTAATGCCGCTCTTTCTATGTATCCCCACAGGACGAGCGGGTCGATGAAGCGATCGAGCTCATGAAGAAAGGCATCGCCCTGTTCGCTCAAGCCGCCCATCCACCGCACAAACCGACGCTTGTCGCTGAGGAATCGCTGCGATCCTGCTTTGCGGACAAGGGCAACGCTAATCGCTACTAAACGCTGTCGCCTACCATGCCTTGCCACTGTGTGACAACGGTTACACGTATATTATAGGGGGGAGGGAACTCCTCACATCAATTACCAAAAGACGCCTGGATGTTACCAAAGGGATCTAtttgcaaaaaaggaaacaaatctTTTAAACTCTAACACTAACGGATGGTTTCGTACGAATCGGTAGAAAGTAATGCTAATAACACACCACTTGAAGCACTTTACCACCAAACTGCCTTGCATTATCACTCACATCACGATCGTCACGCGAACGGATTATCAGTCGGATCGCACTAAACGGaaggtggcggtggcggtacACTGTCACCTGCCGCACTATGATTGAGAAACGGCCGGCGCATCGTCATCGATAGCGGGAGCCTTCGCTTCGTCGATCAGCCCGCTTCCCGGTGGCTTCTCGACCGGGGTGCATTCTTCCATCCGTCGACCTCGGAGTGAAATGTGTATTGCGCTACAACAACGTAAAAGAGAAAAGGTAATTTAAATGCATTGTAATTCTTCCCAACCCCAACCCAACACCCAATTGCTTACAGTGCAATGAAAAACACGATCATCTGCGTGCCCATGGTAAGCAGAAAGATGGCCTGCGGGTACGTGTTGATCGACGAGTTGTACACCTGCGTGTACAGTACGCCGCTAAACAGCGGCACCGCATTGTCGAACACGGAAAGGAACGAAAAGATGATGCCGCGCTCGTTGGTGGGCACCATTTTGGAAATCATGGACCGGAGCACGGGCGCCACCACCGGGCCCACGCTCGAGATGGTAGCCCCGATGTACAGCACCCAGCCGACCTGGGCAAAGATGTACACGAACCGGGCGCTGGCGTGCGCCAGCGCACCAATCATTATGATCAGCGTGTCCTTCAGCCCGAGCACCTTCGTGAAGAGCGGCACGCCGAGAAACATCATCACCACGTACGCCGCCGACTGGTACGTCTTGAAGTAGCTGTACAGATCCGTGTCCCAGTTGAAGCGCAGCTGCGTGTACAGGTACATCTTGGGCTTCTCGTCGCGCTGGAACGTGTAGAACGACATGGCCACCATCAGCAGGTACATGTAGGTGCGCCGGTGCATCGTCCGCCGGCGTACGAACGTGCGCACCGAGCGCACCACGTGCTGGCGGTCGAAAAAGTCCAGCGGCATGCGGTACCACGGCAGCTCGCGGATCGAGCACTGGCGTTCGGTGGTGCGCGACTTCAGCCGCAGCATCGAGTACACGATCGAGCAGGCGAGCAGGGACGCGTTGATGATGAACATGATCGTGTACGATTTGCCCGTGTGGTTGAAGATCACATTGCCGAGCGCGACACCGATCGGCATGGTGCTGAGGTAGGTGGCGTCCAGTATCGTAATGCGCAGCGTGCGCTCCTCCACCGTCGTGATGTCGGAGATGTACGCAAAGCAGGAGGCGAAGATGGCAATGTCGGCCCCGGTCAGTACGCTCGGGATCGTGGCCGTGTAGATGATGTACTCGACCGGCCACGAGGGCATGCGCGTGTTCACCACGATCATGACCGAGTAGACAAACTTGCCCATCAGCCCGAGGATGAGTGGCAGCTTGCGGCCACGTCTATCGGACCAGGCGCCGAGAAACAGGGCCAGCACGATCGGCACCACGTACATGGCGATGTTGTTCCACTGATGAAAGGTCGAGGTCGTCACCTGGACCTGCTTTTTGATATCCTGGTACTGCTCGATGTTGAGGCAAATCTCGTGCGAATAGCCATGATCGACGGTGCACGCTTTGTACAGGAAGAACGCCTGCTCCACCACCGACGTTAGCATAAACGCCATCATGTACAGGAACATCGACGGTTCGACGGAGATTTTCTCGTACCATCGTTCCGCCCGTACGCTGGCCGTTGCCATAGCACCTGCTACATTACTGCTGCCTGCATCGCCGTCATCCTGCGCACCGGGTTGGCTGTGCTCACCCGAGCCATCCGGCTAGAATTGTGCAACAAATAATCAACTGTAAACACATTGAAGCTACCACAAACGGGCGCGAGCTGTAATCACTCCACGAATGGAATGAATTGTTTTTGCTTACCTTCGCAGTTTCAGCAGACATTGTCATCGTAGGCAAAGCGCTAACGCCGTCATAGGACACGCTCCCAGTGACCGACCTGATCGACGGTTCGCTGACGACTGCTCTTCACACCAACGCCGGACATACCCTCCTGGGTTACAGTGCGCGAGGGATCGTAGACATCTCTCACGCTGATTGTATTACACGCGATGGTTTTTATCAAGCAACAGCTTGAAAGGGAATCTACTATCAGGCGGGATGAGCTTCCCTTTCTACGCGGGCCAACCCTCCTGCAGTCAGCGTAGTTGCAATGCCCAGATAATGCTATCTCGTCGCCTGTGATGCTGCGGGAAGTGTCGGGTAGCAATCGGGTGAAGATTCTACAGCCTCTCTAATTGAAGCTGTTAGCAGCACACCGACCGTGCACGGCCGTTCATTCAATTTCGCACTCTGCTGACGAACGTTTATTGGTGTATGGTCGATGTTCGATAGTTCTTGGCTGTGTTGCACTGGcgagtgtacgtgtgtgtgtctgtgtcgccAGCGAGAAAGATTGATTAGCTGATAAAAGTTGagagaaaaagggggaaactgaaaatgaaatgacTTTGGCTTGTTATGTTTTACATGGTGAAATCTATTTTGGATGGCTTTTGattttgctatttgttttgctttgctcaaATGTGGTTAGAGGTGGGTAATTCGACAACGTTGGTGTAAATAGTTTCTATTTAGAGGCGAAAAATAACGCAGTTTCGAATTGGTATTCGTTATCagctaattaaaatcaatcataCAACAAGGAGCCAAACTGCTATTTAGTGTTATGCTTCAACACGCACCAAAACAATTCCTTTCAAATAGCTTGAATCTATAATAATACAATTTACACTTTAATAGTTCTTATTCCTATTCAAAtattcgaaaaaaaaccgCCTTCCAAATTTGACATCTCAGTGTGAAGAGTTTCTAAGTCTTTCTAACGCCACTTAACCACCCCTGACCATTCAAGGGTTAATTCAAGCCCGCGTGAAAAGCACGTGCTCACCGCCAGCTGTCAAAGTTgttttggtcggttttgttttgattcgcaCCGAAATCGATGGAACGTCCTTTGCCGATTATACAGCTTCTGCCGATAAGCAAATAGTCTATGATAAGTACTGCTTCTTTTCCGAAACATTGTGTCACCCCGTTTAATTGTGCTCTTAAATCTCCTGCCATTGAACACATGGTGCAGCAATGGGCTGCACAAACAGTGGACAGTCGTTTATCTTCAACAACCCCTCGAGTGCAATTTCGAGCATGTCAATTAGAGAGGGCTTCTGCTATCAAGATTTACTTACATTGTTGCTGCACGATGAGCGTTGATTTGTTTACGGTAGTAATAATGGCTACAATGCCGTGTAAAGATAACAGATGTCGAGAAAGCGCACGGCGAGGAATGTTGATTGCTGTATGCTTCTCTTATCCTTGGCGTTTCTTTCTGTGTCGAAGGTATCCAATGCATTCACACAAATGATCTGGCTGTAGGACACTTTTCcgcttttttaaatagttACACTATAACATTGTGCACTGATGTTACACGAgattacattttttaaagGAGATTTGGTTTACTTTTGATTAAAACCAGtataaatgttttgttttgctaggAGTCGGCGTACGCACAGCAGGCGTCAAGGCGGGAAAGAGACACGGAAGCTGTTTGGTTTCATAATTGCTGGCTTGCATCGTAACAGTCGCAGGGATGGTCAACTTTTTTCACGCGAGATGCTGGTATCGAAACCGAACCAGTGATTTTTAAGAAAACTAACCAGCttataattgatttttgacGCCAGTAATCGATTAAGCTCAATTTCACCaaaaaattatcaattttTATCACGATGACtcgtttttaattattacaaAAGAACTGAATTTTGTGGCAATATAGCGTTAAATAAGCGTTGTATACAAGTTGTATGCAACATAAATTTCACAATCGTGCGCAATTCAACGTGCcttgaaattttcaaaagacgctgaaatgaaaaagacactttgaccgccggcctgacgtcacagtttttgagtgagcacgtagcgcatggaaagagagcgatgagagcgacagtttctcgtgccattgttatcactcttttgtttcattgcgataagcggcgtagcacatgtcgttctcgttctctctttcccaaCTTCTCTCTTTCcatgcgaatttatatgacacggctcttaaagtgttaatggggaccgataacggccgcaaaataccgcgtatctccacGATTTCGAATTTCACAATTTTCatccaaaatatcactaattttgaCGTGATAGGTTTTAgccaataaatcaataattttataaaatacaGACTGTACAGGTttaagaggcgaaagaactccgttggagccaaagcctctatatactattccaacaacaacatgtACAGGCGGTCtgcgagatacacggtacatCTTATACGAGAATTTGGAGATACGAGGTTTTCTAAATAtgacaattctttgagcaaattgtagtgatttgacacatcaattgcaaaatgccaaataatttcgGTTTTGATCggatgttaaaaactatttcaaaaagGTTGGAAACTATTATATTCTgacagaatcatatcaaataattaataaagtggctaaaaccacccccatcttgcaaaattacacaaaaactagtgatattttggctggaaattaCGAGTCTCGACTTACACGgtaattcgagatacgcggtattttgaggccgttttcggtccccattaaccgtgtatctcgcaGACCGCCTGTACATTACAATTTTAAACCTTCTTGAAAGTATTATTACATTCGAACAGAAATTTGTACTGCATCAGACAATTCATgagtcaaatcagtacaatttgctcaaagaactatCTAATCCTTGGCGCAACGATCTACGCGGATTTggcggcctatacaggctttcgagacttattaaTAAGTAACTTAACAGCCGGATAGTTAGTCACGACGAGCATGTTGTGAAGTAGTGCGAGTTGACAACAGTACCTcgagaacacatataaaaaaaaaacaatgaacgcACTATTTTGCTGAATGTGATTACTCTGTTCGATTGTTCATCATAAATTTATCACACACATTTTTGAGGATTTGCAAACTATTTTACTTGTAAGTTGTCATATTGCAAATATTCAACATTactgtttcctttttgcagTTAAATTATGTCACAACCACAAACAGAAATATGAAAACATGGTATCTTCAGCttaaacacactttttcatcATCAATCAACCAACTGGTGAAATATAACTGTTCCCTAGTGGACCCAATTTTTGCCGTTCATTGTTCCTCTTcacgcaaagcaaaaaataatataaaaaaggcATCCCAACATGAGCCCTGTAGTTTATTGTGTATCGAGCATTGAGTTGCCAGCCCCCGTTTTACcctaaaaaaatccatttttgccCTTGACCAACATACCGCAGCGCAACATAATATAACCCTTCGACTCGGTTCCACCGATCTGGCCGCCTGCCCCATCCAGGTGCTGTCGAAACATCATTTGTCATGTAACTAGCACACGGATGAAGCTTCCTCCTGTACCCATTAGCGATTCTGGAGTCTGGGTATGGAGGCATGGTTCAAAAAGcgaactcaaaaaaaaaacataaccatCCCTACAGTCGACCAGCACTTCAACCCGGTACTCTCGCGGCAAGTGTTCTGCCACGGTGCGCGCATTCCAGCCAGCATAAACCAGTGCATAATGAGTGCTCCGTCCGTGCCCCGTCCGTGCAAAGGGTGGCACAGTACAGGTGGATAATCACCATCCACCCAAAACCGCGCCTTGCTTATCCATAATTACCGCCTCAGACATCAACCGGGGCGCATCGGCAGCGCCTCCATCGTTCGAGTGCAGCTCGGActattgtgctgctgctgcatggcGCTTTATTTCTGATTACCCAATTTTGGTGCCACCACAAGCTCCCCGAACGAACGTGGCACTACAATTGGCCACCCGCCCGAGAAGGGCCGCACGGTTCCCTTCGCTCCGAAGGGAAACTAGGATGGGAAGTGCCATGCATTCCccccattgctgctgctgagatGTGCCTCCGCACAGGCCACTCCAAAATTCCAGCCACTTCGAGTGGAATCAAATCGGGAACAGAGTTACCGCACTCGAAAACACGCCCCACCAGAGCTCGGGCGCACCAGCTCAAGGGGACCACGCTTTGAGACCGGCCGGAACAGATGCACTTGGTTGTGATGGGTGGGtaggagggggaggaggaggaggaggagcaggaggaagagggtaagagagaagaagaaacgtTTAATTGATCAGTGCCTCACGGACGGGCCCCGATGTTGAGGCGGGCTGTGTGTGCGGTGCGATCAGTTTACCCTAATCCCGCGCGAATTTAATCCCCCCCTTCCATTGCCCAGCTTGCCATCGCTTTTTTAATGCTCTGGCATTAAACGACTTTCAGGAGCCTACCGAAAACATTAACCCATTTTCCTGCCGGCGAACATTTTTGGGGAGCATCGTTTGGGGGGATAGTATTGCATTGTTTTCTATTGCAAAAGCACCCGGGTGGGACCCGGTTTCGCAACCgtagtttatgtttatgtttcttttgGCAAAACCGgtcaaaaacaacaattttgtTGTTCGCACATAGTTTCGAGCTGTTTTTAAACGGACGGAGTCGTGGCATGTGAAAAGGTCATATATACATTACATATTATCAATTAGGAATAGATTACAACCAATGCTCCAATTAACACATCAGTTCAACTAAGACACCACATGAACGCCAGAATAAGATTAGATGTCTTAAAACGTATTCCAAAGTATTTCATAATTTTAGAGCACATAGTTAAATGTTGGATCATTCAGCAAAGCTGCATGATTATGACTTGGTAATGGCTATCGGGTGGGTCGTGTGATAGAACTGTTGTTAAATTGGAGGACTTAACAACATTCCCGTCATGGGTTTCTCATCTCCATATGGAACGAGCTTCCCATTCGCAGGGcatgactatcctgctatcaTGAGTATATCTGATAGCCAGACCCGATTAGTGATTTCAGCCCTTGAGTCAGACCTAAGACCAACTAAGGCCCGTTAAGAACTCAACGGTTGAAAATCATTACAACAAGATCGAAGAGGATCAATTCCCATCCGGATTCCATTCTCCTATCAGTATGGACTTTAACTATCTGGTTACggtatctttttcttcttttttggcacaacaaccgttgccggtcaaggcctgcctgtactaATGAAGTGGGCTtttagtgacttattgttaccatagcaggatagtcagtcctacgtatgggggcacagtctattcgaggcttgaacccataacgggctTGAActagttgacgattgtaccgCCAGACTGATTACGGTATAGTATCGTAATAACGTGCAGGACGTTGTGTTGATGGAAATATGAGTAATCGAAACACCGATTGGATCGAtgtaggttttgttttgctctcgaaatgacaatttatttgatttctacTTTCTGtctttgatttaaaatttgtttaaaaaaagtaataattttTCACAGTTTCTCAATATTTTCAGTTTTTGTCCCAAACATCTATGTatctaaaaacaaacatatattgatttttatttattgtacaGTTTAGTTCCATGAACCTTGAAGTTTCTTGCATGGCTAATTTCTTTTATAGTGAGAATGTTACATTCAAAGTTTACTACAGCTGTGTTGTACCACGGAGAGACTCTAAGAATAGCATTGTAAAGAGATAGTCTCTAATAAATAATCTGCTCTTGCTAAGAGATTTAACAGTCGTCGAATCCAATTCGAAACCAATGTAAAAacccattttttttcttaacatTGTTCTAATTTCCCAGAAATTATCGCCATGCAATGAGTCCTCCTCAAAACTtaataaacattaaatttcacatCTGGAACATCGCAACTCACAACAGTGCGCCAAATGTGCACGTTCCAAACATTCAAAAACTCATTACACTTAATCATACCCCGTGCATCTTATCACACTCACGTGCATCTTCCCAcaaagacacatacacacacacacacgcgcatacaTAAAGTTTCATCTTAATTTGTCGATCTGGCAGAGATTACATTCAGCAGACGGCTTAAGACGGCTCAGAGTGTTTCCAGTGTCGCCGCCAGATACAACACTCCAAATCAACCATACCGGCGCACGGAATGGTTACGAAAGCTTACAGCAATGGGGAAACGAAGTTGGAAATCCCTCCCACATACTCTCCCCCTGCCCGGGAGACGATGCTGCAGGTGGCCACCAACCTCGATCGTAGGTCGAGACGGCGCGCAGTGCACAATGGGGGTCGCGCAATGTCTTCATTAGTGCGCTTTCGCGGACCATAATTGTTCGGTAGGCAAATGGCAACCGATTTTCCCTACCCCTTTGGTGACCCGTGCAGGGCTCCCCACACCCCGCACTCCTGACTACCAGCCTCCCTCAATCGCCCGCAATATAGGGAAATACATCTTGCGGCAGCGAAGCCGCGAACAGCGAAAGCTCACCTATTGCTAACCCAAATCGGGATGACATTGAAATCATTAACTCTCTGTTGCCTTCTGTTTCTATTCCCTTCCCTCCATCTTCCTTCTCCCGacagtattttttttgtgctgtattTCCGTAAACTACCCGCCCAGCTACAAAGCAAAGCACACGCGGCCCGGTCCCGAGAGTTCATTAGGCCATCAAGCGGGGCGCGTTGCGCTTTTCCTGCACTAGCTGGCTCGTCATTATTTCCCAATCGCAGCAgaatgcaaaagcaaaagggcaggcacggcaacaacaaccacacacaaaaaataccaCCCGAGGAAAACTCAGTTCCCGTTGGCATACACTGGTGGCGACTGCTC contains:
- the LOC120895418 gene encoding proton-coupled folate transporter, whose product is MTMSAETAKPDGSGEHSQPGAQDDGDAGSSNVAGAMATASVRAERWYEKISVEPSMFLYMMAFMLTSVVEQAFFLYKACTVDHGYSHEICLNIEQYQDIKKQVQVTTSTFHQWNNIAMYVVPIVLALFLGAWSDRRGRKLPLILGLMGKFVYSVMIVVNTRMPSWPVEYIIYTATIPSVLTGADIAIFASCFAYISDITTVEERTLRITILDATYLSTMPIGVALGNVIFNHTGKSYTIMFIINASLLACSIVYSMLRLKSRTTERQCSIRELPWYRMPLDFFDRQHVVRSVRTFVRRRTMHRRTYMYLLMVAMSFYTFQRDEKPKMYLYTQLRFNWDTDLYSYFKTYQSAAYVVMMFLGVPLFTKVLGLKDTLIIMIGALAHASARFVYIFAQVGWVLYIGATISSVGPVVAPVLRSMISKMVPTNERGIIFSFLSVFDNAVPLFSGVLYTQVYNSSINTYPQAIFLLTMGTQMIVFFIALAIHISLRGRRMEECTPVEKPPGSGLIDEAKAPAIDDDAPAVSQS